One window of the Salmo trutta chromosome 35, fSalTru1.1, whole genome shotgun sequence genome contains the following:
- the ptger2b gene encoding prostaglandin E receptor 2b subtype EP2 isoform X1, with translation MEYNDNITCHDRVTVSSGNPYISAAIFSAEVLGILIALVLLEMRRRRQSPSLFQVLATALVITDLLGSFSISPLVLASYTQNRTLVDMSKNRAVCAYFGFSLTFFSLATLALLCAMALERYLSFGQPFFYERHLTKRCGYITISLIYLVCIFFCLAPFLGFGDYVQYCPGTWCFFDMNPNETKHKVYVGVYASLALIMISTTVVSNLSVVYHLIIMYRRYKAHRGGVTRRIRFYQKSFAMAEEVEHLLLLVFITVAFVICSFPLVLRVYVNFTGRSKKSHATDLAALRLLSFNSIINPWVFIILSPSVLRFLWRKLTLSKAQRPPEAPTFPQEKSLPVGPKLPLPSPLIELQNDEVEGVDKT, from the exons ATGGAATACAATGATAATATAACCTGCCATGACAGAGTCACTGTCTCGTCCGGGAATCCCTATATCTCCGCGGCAATCTTCTCTGCGGAGGTACTAGGCATTTTAATCGCCTTGGTCCTTTTGGAGATGCGGCGCCGGCGGCAAAGTCCATCCTTGTTTCAGGTGCTGGCGACTGCGCTGGTGATTACAGATCTACTAGGTTCCTTCTCCATCAGTCCTCTTGTACTAGCCTCTTATACACAAAACAGGACCTTGGTAGATATGAGTAAAAACAGAGCAGTATGCGCCTACTTTGGGTTCAGCTTGACTTTTTTCAGCCTCGCCACGTTGGCCCTTCTGTGCGCCATGGCTTTGGAGCGCTACCTCTCATTTGGACAGCCGTTCTTTTACGAGCGGCACTTGACAAAGCGCTGCGGCTACATCACCATTTCACTCATCTATCTGGTCTGCATCTTCTTCTGCCTAGCACCTTTTCTGGGCTTTGGAGACTACGTCCAATATTGCCCGGGGACTTGGTGCTTCTTTGATATGAACCCAAACGAGACCAAACACAAAGTATACGTCGGTGTGTATGCGTCATTGGCTCTTATCATGATTTCGACGACAGTAGTTAGTAACTTATCTGTCGTCTACCATTTGATTATAATGTATCGGAGGTACAAAGCGCACCGTGGGGGAGTTACGCGACGGATACGGTTCTACCAAAAATCCTTCGCTATGGCTGAGGAAGTGGAGCATCTTCTGCTACTGGTGTTCATAACAGTGGCTTTCGTCATATGTTCGTTTCCTTTAGTG CTCCGTGTGTATGTCAACTTTACAGGCAGGTCAAAGAAGAGCCATGCCACCGATCTCGCTGCGCTTCGCCTGCTGTCCTTCAACTCCATCATCAACCCTTGGGTGTTCATCATCCTCAGCCCATCAGTGCTGCGCTTCCTCTGGAGAAAGCTGACACTGAGTAAGGCCCAGAGGCCTCCAGAGGCCCCCACATTCCCCCAGGAAAAGTCCCTCCCAGTTGGGCCCAAACTCCCTCTGCCAAGCCCACTTATCGAGCTTCAGAACGATGAAGTGGAAGGAGTGGACAAGACATAG
- the ptger2b gene encoding prostaglandin E receptor 2b subtype EP2 isoform X2, whose protein sequence is MEYNDNITCHDRVTVSSGNPYISAAIFSAEVLGILIALVLLEMRRRRQSPSLFQVLATALVITDLLGSFSISPLVLASYTQNRTLVDMSKNRAVCAYFGFSLTFFSLATLALLCAMALERYLSFGQPFFYERHLTKRCGYITISLIYLVCIFFCLAPFLGFGDYVQYCPGTWCFFDMNPNETKHKVYVGVYASLALIMISTTVVSNLSVVYHLIIMYRRYKAHRGGVTRRIRFYQKSFAMAEEVEHLLLLVFITVAFVICSFPLVLRVYVNFTGRSKKSHATDLAALRLLSFNSIINPWVFIILSPSVLRFLWRKLTLSPPLLPVSSMAIRHTR, encoded by the exons ATGGAATACAATGATAATATAACCTGCCATGACAGAGTCACTGTCTCGTCCGGGAATCCCTATATCTCCGCGGCAATCTTCTCTGCGGAGGTACTAGGCATTTTAATCGCCTTGGTCCTTTTGGAGATGCGGCGCCGGCGGCAAAGTCCATCCTTGTTTCAGGTGCTGGCGACTGCGCTGGTGATTACAGATCTACTAGGTTCCTTCTCCATCAGTCCTCTTGTACTAGCCTCTTATACACAAAACAGGACCTTGGTAGATATGAGTAAAAACAGAGCAGTATGCGCCTACTTTGGGTTCAGCTTGACTTTTTTCAGCCTCGCCACGTTGGCCCTTCTGTGCGCCATGGCTTTGGAGCGCTACCTCTCATTTGGACAGCCGTTCTTTTACGAGCGGCACTTGACAAAGCGCTGCGGCTACATCACCATTTCACTCATCTATCTGGTCTGCATCTTCTTCTGCCTAGCACCTTTTCTGGGCTTTGGAGACTACGTCCAATATTGCCCGGGGACTTGGTGCTTCTTTGATATGAACCCAAACGAGACCAAACACAAAGTATACGTCGGTGTGTATGCGTCATTGGCTCTTATCATGATTTCGACGACAGTAGTTAGTAACTTATCTGTCGTCTACCATTTGATTATAATGTATCGGAGGTACAAAGCGCACCGTGGGGGAGTTACGCGACGGATACGGTTCTACCAAAAATCCTTCGCTATGGCTGAGGAAGTGGAGCATCTTCTGCTACTGGTGTTCATAACAGTGGCTTTCGTCATATGTTCGTTTCCTTTAGTG CTCCGTGTGTATGTCAACTTTACAGGCAGGTCAAAGAAGAGCCATGCCACCGATCTCGCTGCGCTTCGCCTGCTGTCCTTCAACTCCATCATCAACCCTTGGGTGTTCATCATCCTCAGCCCATCAGTGCTGCGCTTCCTCTGGAGAAAGCTGACACTGA
- the ptger2b gene encoding prostaglandin E receptor 2b subtype EP2 isoform X3 produces MEYNDNITCHDRVTVSSGNPYISAAIFSAEVLGILIALVLLEMRRRRQSPSLFQVLATALVITDLLGSFSISPLVLASYTQNRTLVDMSKNRAVCAYFGFSLTFFSLATLALLCAMALERYLSFGQPFFYERHLTKRCGYITISLIYLVCIFFCLAPFLGFGDYVQYCPGTWCFFDMNPNETKHKVYVGVYASLALIMISTTVVSNLSVVYHLIIMYRRYKAHRGGVTRRIRFYQKSFAMAEEVEHLLLLVFITVAFVICSFPLVNTKSADIQTRRVSLNILRERSKCTQ; encoded by the coding sequence ATGGAATACAATGATAATATAACCTGCCATGACAGAGTCACTGTCTCGTCCGGGAATCCCTATATCTCCGCGGCAATCTTCTCTGCGGAGGTACTAGGCATTTTAATCGCCTTGGTCCTTTTGGAGATGCGGCGCCGGCGGCAAAGTCCATCCTTGTTTCAGGTGCTGGCGACTGCGCTGGTGATTACAGATCTACTAGGTTCCTTCTCCATCAGTCCTCTTGTACTAGCCTCTTATACACAAAACAGGACCTTGGTAGATATGAGTAAAAACAGAGCAGTATGCGCCTACTTTGGGTTCAGCTTGACTTTTTTCAGCCTCGCCACGTTGGCCCTTCTGTGCGCCATGGCTTTGGAGCGCTACCTCTCATTTGGACAGCCGTTCTTTTACGAGCGGCACTTGACAAAGCGCTGCGGCTACATCACCATTTCACTCATCTATCTGGTCTGCATCTTCTTCTGCCTAGCACCTTTTCTGGGCTTTGGAGACTACGTCCAATATTGCCCGGGGACTTGGTGCTTCTTTGATATGAACCCAAACGAGACCAAACACAAAGTATACGTCGGTGTGTATGCGTCATTGGCTCTTATCATGATTTCGACGACAGTAGTTAGTAACTTATCTGTCGTCTACCATTTGATTATAATGTATCGGAGGTACAAAGCGCACCGTGGGGGAGTTACGCGACGGATACGGTTCTACCAAAAATCCTTCGCTATGGCTGAGGAAGTGGAGCATCTTCTGCTACTGGTGTTCATAACAGTGGCTTTCGTCATATGTTCGTTTCCTTTAGTG